aaaatcaaaaaataagtaGTAGGAGAGTACTAATAAGAAAACTTGAGCGTTATTATTAATTCCAAATCTGAATGATTGACTTATTTGTACCCAATTTAATGCTATATTTACATTCTTGTAACCTTTGTAGCTTTACCTTTAATAAAAgactctttcttttcttcaattattttagTGTAGTAGTTATAGAATCAATTATGTACTTTAATATGCCAATACACAAAATTAAATAGCTACTAAAAAAACACCAACATCCAATAAttctaaattataaattattaaattttccACCTAACCACAAATTTTAAACATGACAATACATAGCATAGCCTACATAGTCTATTTTGGAACTTTTCTTCCAAAACAGACAAATTAGACTGCATATTTTCTGCTTTAAGAAAGTAGAGACAAAGAGTATTAAACAAAGAtatcttttgattttcttttccttACTACATTACCAAGAAATTAAATTATTCCGAAAATAATTCAAAGCTTAAATAGAAGAAGTTTAGTGTATAAAAAGAGTTATTAATCTAGGACTCAATAAGCTATCTTTTCTAGattgaaaattataaattcaaaatcttaaTTCCATCTATGATAATTAATggacaaaaattaataaatttttaggCTATAAAGTTTCTAAAGGAGGTAAATACAACAAGTAAAGGAAAATCTCCTATCGAAAAGTAAAATGTTGTGTAAAACAAAACACACACTCAAATGATATGTCCGATTTTTAACTTAATGTAACGTAgcccaaaaaataaattcataaaaattattcaGATAAATATCTGAAGGTCTATTGAGCTAAGACGAACAATATATATGTTAAGGATCAATCACTATTGTTTTATATgagaagggaaaaagaaaaaaacaagctACCCTGACAACAAGGCAAAACATTTACAACCATGAATGTGACACTAAATGTTAAAAGCATGTAGGTGGACAATTGGTTCTTACCTTTTAGAAGCATGCCTCACTTCTTTTTAAAGgcggattcaaaattttatatttatgaatCATGAACTATGACTAATCGTCTTCTTTTAAATTGAAGAGTAGAACTCTAGAAAAATAGCATCTCATAAATCTTCTTAAGGAGAACACAAAAATAGGTATTGATAAAGGCAAAAAACCTTATTTTGCTGCGGTTGGGAACTAGTCTTACTTTTTTGCTTGTTgagttataaataaattatttatacatcaaGTGATTCTTTAACACAAAGACTTTAGTCtgattaaaattattgaattgtgttAAATCCGTAAGTTTAATCTTAGTATATATGAGCCCATCCTTTTAGATTCTTGCTACCCCACAACTCTGTCTCTCACACATCACTTCCCACCACTTGTATTATTGATGATCTTTTGTCCCTTTTTCTGCTCtcactttctttcttcttcagttTTGAATATCaggtttgaaaaaaaaagtttgaatttttattttactttttatgaGTTTGTTGGATATATTGAATCTTTTATCCTTTATATTTGCAGTTTGCTCTGTTctgttttttttgttattttcaagAAGAATCAACATACTATAATCTAAACATGGGAAATGAGAATCCATTTTGTGGAGCAAATGGTCCTCAAGAAGGTTCAAACTATGATGAAATCTTCATGCAGCATAGCTTGCAATTCTCTGATAGTTTAAAGGTAGGAGCTTTAATTTCTCCATTACAATTTATAGTCAAATCTCTCTGTAACGACGTGTGCGTttggattatttatttttttactattataGTAAAATGTTGTTACAAAGAACCTATAATATATCGTATTGTTTGTATGCtattgtttcttttcttcattattttctatATAGTTTCTTCACTACTGTATTTCTTGATTTGCCTTACTTAACTTGGGGTCTATTGTAAATAGCCCTCTACCTTCATACGGCAGGGCAGGGTAAGTCTATGTACACAACATCCTTTTGAGACTCCACTTGTAAGATTATATtgttatgttgttgttattgtaggAAACGTACaatataacataacatgaaaAATTAATCGATTTCAAATAAAACTTgacattattataataaaatgttATTATAGAAAGATTTGGTTGTATCCATGTTTATGTGATAAAATATACTATGAATCTTGGTTTTGTTTTTATGGTATAAATGGAGGTTGCTATATGCATTGACTTTGTACATAATTTTTACGCTATTAATTGAATTTAACTTGTTATGAAAGGTTCTCATTTTATTATCTAGATTATATACGAGTCTTGATACCAAGAGTTACCTATCAACATGGAGCTACATTGAGACGATTCCAATAGGTTTTGCTAAGACCCCATACTTTTAATTACGAATTCAATAACTAAAACGAGCTACATGTTTGGTGAAAAGttaaattcataaactttaaatctTGGTTCCGCCTCTAATTAGCAGGCTAATTTTTGGTTGATAGTGTATAATGTcaatgtatataacttaaaacTCTTTGTTTTTATTTGGCAATTTAGGACTTGAAGAATTTAAGGAAACAGTTGTACTCTGCTGCTGAATATTTTGAATCATCTTATGAAGAAAATGAACACAAAACATTGTGAGTAATTCCCTTTCTCATTGAATTATTTCTtggaaattttttttattaatcaattttttgtatgttttttttttttttttgggttaaaAATGTGTACAGAGTGATAGAGACTCTGAAAGATTATGTGAGTAAAGCTCTAGTTAGCAGTGTGGACCATTTGGGCTCTGTGGCATGTAAATTAAATAGCTTCTTGGATGAAAAAGTTGATGAATTTTCTACAACCAAGCTTCGATTTTCGTGCATGGAACAGGTaatatttaacttatatatactGATAGTGTAAaagattcatatatataatcaattcCGACTTGCTTGGGACTATGGCGTactgattattgttgttgttatagtggtagtataaagatttttttatgtatGTAAACATGGTGTAGCATGTAATGAGTCTTAGTTTTGAGGTTAACCATCTTACTTTTTATGAACGGTTACTTGTAATTACTCTTTTAGGTAATCTGATACGGTAAAAATTTACTCACACTCAGTATTTATGCTAAATCGGAGAATTAAAGACGTGTCTTTTATATACTCATTTACCACTTAAACAATGGTTAAGCGTTATGTTTTCTCACCTTAGGTTTTAACTAAGGTTAAATTGTTCGATTTGGTCATTAGTTTGAGTACGTATCTCGTGGCTTTAATCAAGGATAATAAGTATGTCTCAATCTCAAGTTAATGGAATCGGTTATATAAACCTTTTATTGTCCTTATTGCTTTATTTAAGTCCGTCTTAATCCAATATTATTATAAACAATTAGTTTCTCTATTACTAAAATTTATGTATAGAGGAAGAATTATGAGTCTCCTAActtgtcattttcttttttgtgtTAATTCTTTTTATTAGAAATTGCAAACATGCCAAGAAATTGTTGATCGAAGTGGCCTTTTACAACAATCTTTGATAATTGTGACCCCAAAGCAACATAAGCGTTACCTAAATTCAGGCAATTATCTTGTTCCTTCCTCTTAGTTAGTATTATATTTATGTTACAAATTCAGGGGCGGATCTACAATGTTGGTTACAGGTTCACgtgaatttaataatttttttcagaccttgtatatatattaagaaattttactaaatattcataaatatttgaCTGTGAATccaattattataattatataatattaacTTGAGGTTGTTATAGAAACCCATAAGTTTCAAATTCTGAATCCGCCTCCCGATTACAATAATTTCTTACTCAATGTTCACATTTTGCAGCTGCAGAGACACAGCCTGCAGTTCCAAAACCTAGACAAAGAAATAAGGAGCACAATTTGTGTCCTCAAGAGGACTTGCAGATACCTAAGCATGGTAACATTATTTGTCATATTCTTGTTCTCTTAGCGCCTTTGAATTTTGTTGAACCGTGTGATCATATcatgtaaaaattatattgCTCGAGCATTCGTATCGGATCCTCCTAAAATGCTATCAGATCCGACACATGCATACTCGGCAATGCTTTTGAAGAGTTTGGTTAACATAGTATAAAAGTTCTAAGTCGTCAGAAGTAGCTCGATTTTTCACA
The genomic region above belongs to Solanum dulcamara chromosome 5, daSolDulc1.2, whole genome shotgun sequence and contains:
- the LOC129890194 gene encoding protein ABIL2-like isoform X1, with the protein product MGNENPFCGANGPQEGSNYDEIFMQHSLQFSDSLKDLKNLRKQLYSAAEYFESSYEENEHKTLVIETLKDYVSKALVSSVDHLGSVACKLNSFLDEKVDEFSTTKLRFSCMEQKLQTCQEIVDRSGLLQQSLIIVTPKQHKRYLNSAAETQPAVPKPRQRNKEHNLCPQEDLQIPKHGDCFPHPFQALQSKPYPSKPKYMKKHSKISWTDASPNPLNFSFTSTKEVGKRSVSPLKFGLKRSGSVNRSVSPLIRFGSAVSRSISPSTSNIKQRCPSEPRRAISMSINPERNRALDMQDYARKSKNLLTAFLGRHGHGSRKAGIPSKYHDDR
- the LOC129890194 gene encoding protein ABIL2-like isoform X2: MGNENPFCGANGPQEGSNYDEIFMQHSLQFSDSLKDLKNLRKQLYSAAEYFESSYEENEHKTLVIETLKDYVSKALVSSVDHLGSVACKLNSFLDEKVDEFSTTKLRFSCMEQKLQTCQEIVDRSGLLQQSLIIVTPKQHKRYLNSAAETQPAVPKPRQRNKEHNLCPQEDLQIPKHGDCFPHPFQALQSKPYPSKPKKKHSKISWTDASPNPLNFSFTSTKEVGKRSVSPLKFGLKRSGSVNRSVSPLIRFGSAVSRSISPSTSNIKQRCPSEPRRAISMSINPERNRALDMQDYARKSKNLLTAFLGRHGHGSRKAGIPSKYHDDR
- the LOC129890194 gene encoding protein ABIL3-like isoform X3; translation: MGNENPFCGANGPQEGSNYDEIFMQHSLQFSDSLKDLKNLRKQLYSAAEYFESSYEENEHKTLVIETLKDYVSKALVSSVDHLGSVACKLNSFLDEKVDEFSTTKLRFSCMEQKLQTCQEIVDRSGLLQQSLIIVTPKQHKRYLNSAAETQPAVPKPRQRNKEHNLCPQEDLQIPKHGKRSVSPLKFGLKRSGSVNRSVSPLIRFGSAVSRSISPSTSNIKQRCPSEPRRAISMSINPERNRALDMQDYARKSKNLLTAFLGRHGHGSRKAGIPSKYHDDR